One segment of Toxotes jaculatrix isolate fToxJac2 chromosome 8, fToxJac2.pri, whole genome shotgun sequence DNA contains the following:
- the LOC121186158 gene encoding uncharacterized protein LOC121186158, with protein MTAASPVCSPASSPSTQSSPACLPVCRRHLREGKALQTKPHLRSAPGVWLLLGVVVILVGMSVAVAGYVSAAPKPTDGRRSTPADRMKLSGPVVMGVGLFIFICAATLLYENRDREVRRRETPDDLEDLKGGNGWEDSQEQLSFSSQERLECKDGEQGSWATPAHTLPLSNQNWGLLLPPPPSLPCTNRHNISSGPSPPPPLDTGDTEEVVREEDEKEGRSTLLTRVLHHQEPTPHPPSPCLSISHSSVHSDSCNSSENHFNIRTDCPLPPQQ; from the coding sequence ATGACAGCAGCCAGTCCAGTCTGCAGCCccgcctcctccccctccacccagTCCTCACCTGCTTGCCTCCCAGTATGCCGTAGACACCTGAGGGAAGGCAAGGCCCTCCAGACCAAACCGCACCTGCGCTCCGCCCCAGGCGTGTGGCTCCTGCTGGGTGTAGTGGTGATCCTGGTGGGGATGAGCGTAGCAGTGGCGGGCTACGTATCCGCAGCACCAAAGCCCACGGACGGCCGCCGCAGCACCCCGGCAGATCGGATGAAACTGAGCGGGCCTGTGGTCATGGGAGTGGGCCTGTTCATCTTCATCTGCGCCGCCACGCTGCTGTACGAGAACAGGGACCGCGAAGTCCGTCGACGTGAGACACCAGATGACCTTGAGGATCTGAAGGGAGGAAACGGCTGGGAGGACTCGCAGGAGCAGCTCAGCTTCAGCTCCCAGGAGCGGTTGGAGTGTAAAGATGGAGAGCAGGGATCCTGGGCCACTCCAGCCCACACACTCCCCCTCTCAAACCAGAACTGGggccttcttcttcctcctcctccttctctgccttgcacaaacagacacaacatcaGCAGCGGACCATCACCTCCGCCTCCTCTGGATACAGGAGATACAGAGGAGGTGGTCAGGGAGGAGGACGAGAAGGAGGGAAGGTCAACCCTGCTGACCCGAGTTCTGCACCATCAGGAGCCAACGCCTCACCCTCCTTCCccctgtctgtccatctcccACTCCTCCGTCCACTCAGACTCCTGCAACTCTAGTGAGAACCACTTCAATATACGGACAGACTGTCCTCTGCCGCCTCAACAGTGA